The DNA region ACTAGATTTCAATTTAATATCTCACATTTTTCTTTAAGTGAAAAAATATAAGAAAGAGAttaaaattatttgaatttaaaattaaagGTTAATTTTGTATATCAgataaaatcaaaatcaaaattattattaagtattttaaaaattatataattttttattatgTTAAAATATTTAACAATAAATATTTAAACTACTATAAAAATTAATTTCttaatttataataaataaatttGAAATGAACATTTTTACTTCATAACAAAGGGGTTgcttaaaaaaaattatatttaaattttcatTATTTAAATGAAGCATTACCTGAGGGAATAAATTTGAGTATAGATTCTCCTAAGTACTTAGGAGTCCTAACAATATATTCTTGTGATTCCAAAATCtatatattttttcaattaatTAGTAATACAATACACACATCATGCACGTGATAATTGATTAGTGGTTATATTTGATAACAATAGGTGCAGCATCTATCTGGTTGGAGATTAGATTTTAATTTAACTTTTAGGATAAAATCTTGGAAGTACAATGTTGTTTGAGATATTATATAAATAGGGAAATTGAGACAAGCATCCTAGTATTCCCAACAAGATGTATAACATGTTAGGGTGGAGACCTTGGAAAACAAGAACTCCTAGTACTTTGTCTGTAAGTCTCTCACTTCTTATTAATTCATATTTTAATTCACTTAGTatgtatttttttatttaatttattatatAATAATCATTTTAAGTTAGAATATCAACCAAAAATCAAATGTGGTTTCTAATAACTTTTATGTTTTTATGTTGGTGTAGATTGTGGAACTTAAGGTGCATATGGATTGCCAAGGCTGTGAAGAAAGAATAACAAGGGCCATCTCCAAACTAAATGGCAAGAAACCattctttttatttatataaaagAGAAATTATGTACGTCCTGAAGAGATTAATTCTTAAAATTTTGTAGAATCATAATAGATAGTAATCTCTCTTAAAAAATTTAACACGATTGTGCGCTCGGGTTTAGATTTGAATCTTAAATCTCTGGTTAAGCTGGAAGAGACCCCGCCGTCTCATTTTACTTTCATAAAAAATTGAACTAACTGAACCGAATTGAAATTAAAATAATTGAACTATTATATTTGATTAATGAACCACACTTGTATTCTACCAACAATAAAACTGTGTCAAGTGGCAAATAAACTAAACCAAACTTGTGTTGCACAAAAGGTTCTAAAAAGGAGCCAAATGATAAATAAATTAATTCGAACCGGAATTGAAAAATGAAGAATAAcaaaattaaatataaatttttttattaaaagaatTTAACAAAAAGGTATACAAACCAAtaaaaaatcaaagaaaaatatttgattcTTAAACAAATAGTTTGATTTGAAAAAAATTGTCTTTAATCTGGTTCAGAAATCTAAACTGGTATACAACCAACGATTTTGATTCGATTCAATTTTGAATAAATCGAAACACTTTAGTTTGATTAGAATAACCTTGTAAAGTTCGATTTTAGCATACtttataaataataatatattagttgatatatttatttatataaatttaTTGCAAAAAAATACTATTAACAGCTTGTATGCATACATGCAGGTGTTGATAGTTTGGAGATAGACATGGAAAACCAGAAGGTAACAGTTAGAGGATATGTAGACAAAAGTAAGGTATTGAAAACTGTTAGAAGAACAGGAAGAAAAGCTGAATATTGGCCATTTCCTTATGATAGTGAATATTATCCATATGCTTCACAATATTTGGATGAATCTACATTCACATCTTCTTATAACTATTACAGACATGGTTTCAACGAGAGTGTTCATGGATATTTTCCTGATCAAGTTTACTCAACTGTTCCTGATGAAACTGTTTTTCTCTTTAGTGATGACAATGTTCATGCACCATGCACCATCATGTAATGTAATGTATATCCAAATATtataataatttgaatatttttatatgatcaagatttttttttttaaattgataGTGACCAAAAGTGAAGTATAACATGATTTCGATTCGATTTGGATCTATATTTTTACATATTCCTTGAGGGGACCAGACCAAAACTCAAGGTACGACGACTCTGCCTCGTTAAAAACCTTATCGAGGAAAACCTTATTGAGGATAAAACCTTGATGAAGGGAAAAAGAGTGCAGAGTCCAAAGAATATCGGGAGGTTGCTTGGAAGTCAAGGTAACGAAGCGAAGGTATTTCAATTTACATAgccaaagggagaagtgattTGGAATATTATATCAACCGGTGCTGCCGGATAAATCGCCGGAAAGTGCACTTCCATATGAAACCGATCCCGTTTGTGACGTGCTGTTGGCTCGAGCTTTCTGGAACTGTCGTATACGAAAAGCGTCACGAGGAGGTGGTTGGCTTTGGACAGATGTAGTGTCATCATCTTCTTGTCCTAAATATTATAATAACATCAATCAAATAAGCCAAAAAATGGATTATTTTATATATGTAAGCAAAATGGATTATGCACATACTGTCGAATTCTTTTCTTTTTCCGTAATGCTTTCGACCGGGTGGTTTATGCGACAAACCACTATGAACAGGATGAGACTTGCTTGAACCGGAAAGTTCACTTGTAGCCGGAGCAGAACCTCCGGGAAGTTGCGATGGAATCCCGGTTTTACCACTTTGTCCGATTGGAAGGTCGTTCTGCAAACAAATCGATAGCACGATATCCACATTTGGAGTTGGACCTGCATATTTCAAAATACAGTTATCGAGAATGTTTAGATATACTTCAAAAATAGGTGTGTGATGCGTCTCCGATAATGATAAAATTGCGAAAAGAATATACTGTTTGATTGATCCGAAATCGTAGTTAACAGAAATATTGAAAATTTACCATCGACTGCGGGTAGGTTTGCTAAAAATGCAACCAAAGCAGGCGGTGTAGCTTTAAGAATTTCATCGAATGCATTTGTGTTAGCACCGGTACCCGGATTCTGCTTCGGATCGTATATCAACATCTTCGAAGTATCAGGATAGACAACCTTTGATGACGTATTAGAAATGTTCGCAACAGACCCCTTATCTGTGCATTAATAGTGTATTGTTAACCGCATAATAAGAAACATCGAGAAACCAAATGCGAGAATAAGAAAAATACCTGTAAGAGTTGCGCCGTTAGGAATAATAGACTTCTCGACTTTCTTATTGAGATTTTTGGCAAGCCACTAAAAACGTCGAAATTAAAATGAATTACTATATAAGACACAAATATAACAGAAGAATTCGTGAAAAAGGGGAAAATTCTACCTCTTGTCGGGATAAATGATCGAGATCATTAGAAGAGCACGGCCATAGATCCATGAAACTATAACGTGATACAACATCTTGCAGAGAACTTTCCGATGCTGTCGTTGCATCTTCGCCAAACGCTTCTTTTCTTCTTTGCTCAACCTACATATGACACAAAGATAAATCATCAAAACATGTTACAATTGATTTTCGTGAAGTTTATTCAACCGGAATAAGCATCGGTTTAATCGAATCCATAGAGTACTCTACCTTGAGCATGCTGGAAAGATCCCCGTAAGTTTGCTCAAATTGAACGAACCTTTTCCAAATCTGCAAGCGAAATTAGTTACTAGTTACGAGCAAATTCAACGTAAAAATACAACTACTAAATATTCTGCAACTGAATATACCTCAACCGATTTCTCTGGAGGAAGTGAACTCAATGCCCTCTCGAATAAAGCACGTATATTTTGGTCATCGTTTAAACGTGTCAAGAAATCAGCATATCTGAAACATCGAGTTAAACACAACAAGCGGTATAAGATTTAAAAACTAATACTATATTTCGGAGGAATTAAATGGCGAGATTAATCAGAGACGGGAGAAAGTAGAACTCACTCGAGAATATAAACCGGCTCATGCATAAAGCGTTTTAATCCGGCTTCAAAAACATTATGAGCCATCTGGAACGATAATCCGAATTAATTTTCTAGAAGTTAAAAAGTAAGTATAAGACTCCAACAATAGAACAGGTAAGAAAAGTAAGACCTTAGGATCCTTGTCGAGACAGAAGGCGACGGACGCATAAGCCACGTAAACATGATATGAACAAGTCGGGGATTTGCGAGCATCGAGAAAGTACTTCCTTGCAGCTTCAACACCTTCGCTTCTTCTTAGAAAACGAATGAACTGTAGCATGAAACCGATATCATGGAATTATATCAACAATTATTACAATAAACTGCGTAAATTACATAACATTCTCGATAAATTAGATTAGGAACTTGAATCGGCAAAACATTCAAATTTCTGATCACGTAAGACTTATTTACTGATAATCAAAAAAGTCGCATACTTGAATATGTGCAAGTGCAGTTGCATTTTCACCGTCTCCCAGAAGGTTTTCGTGTATTTTCTTTGCAGCCTGAAATAAAACAAGAAAACAACAAAACAACAAAATAGAATAATTACATTTTACATTTACAAGAGCAATAGTAAAAATTAAACAAATTTGCGCAACTCGAATTTTTCAAACAATACATTAAAAATCCCACAATTCCCGATAACTGTAATCACTATTGTTTTCGTCACATTTGTCCGACTAGTAATACCTGGATTGCTCCACGGGATTCCTCTAGCTCTGCGTACGCATATCGTAGCATTTCCGAATCTGTTCACAAATGAAAAGACAGAAGAAGGAATTGAGAGTCCAGAAAATGCTGTGGATAAAAACGATATGCAGACGATATTAAAACATCTGAAAATTAAGCGgaataaataaaagaaaagttCCACGAACCGGGAAGAGCCTTGAGAGACCTTTGAAATACTTTAATTGCAGCATCTATCGAGCCACCTTTAGCGTGCCATGTAGCATAGTCGTACCATATATCAGGATAATGATACATATACATCAAACACTGAATACCggaaaatgcagtgagaaattccataaataatataataaataaatgTCACCAAAGTAAAAAAATGTCGAAGCTGCGTTTAACTTTTAAGAGCgacaaaaagaaagaaaaatataTTTCCTTGTACCTGCTCGTAAGTAAATATAACTCGTTTGTTGGAGGAAGCGGTGTCTATTCTCTGTGGATTTCCTCTGAAATGGATAACGATTTAATATAAAATGTTAAGAAACATCATCGAATAAATCAATGAGAGGAAAGTAACTAGATTCATCAAACAATCGCTTCAAGACGATAAAAAGGATGTGTGCTTCTTACTTTTCAAAAGATAGAAGTTTTTTCCATGCCATCCATTGCATTTCTTCCTGTCAGAAGTAACAAACACTTAAAAATTATATCGATGTAAGAGATATAAAAACTACTAATTCGTTCATTTTTATTCGTCGAACATCTTATGCTTTTAGAATAATTGGCTTATAACACAATATTAGAGCCTCTTTTGTAtacaatatttgcaaaagaacAGAAATTTACCTTTGAGGATCCGGTGGGTGGTACGGCAAGCATATTCCAATCAATTTCATCAAAATACTTTTTCCGTTCCCGGTAAACTGCCCTCGCACTATTATATTTTGGTTGATACTCGGATATCAGTCCTTTAGCCTGTAAAGCACCTTATCATCAGAACATATGTCTTTTGAACTAGAATTTTCTTCTAAAGAAATTGAGCATGAAATAAAAACCGGTATATTACCAACTGACGACTGACggaattttcaaaattttcatagTCTTTCCAAAGTTGTTCAATTTGATGGGTAGGATTAATGATAGCCCTCTGATAGACTTTTCGAATAACAGTCATCCGATGTGATTCTTCTTGTGCGTGCATAGACTGCAATTGAATCTGATCCAAGAAAAAAGTTGAAAAGTGACACCAAATTATGCACCGAAAATTGCaataaaaaaaacataagatTAACTAACCGGCAATGATTTTAGAAAGGATATGTATTCCATCCATACAGGACCAGATGATATGTCTGCTCCTGTTAACACATCATTAGAAAGATGTATCAATATTAGTACAAATATAAATACATGCATATACAAGCATACAAACACACAATCTTCCGCCTTTTtattcacttttcttgatgagtCCCTGATAAATCTTCCTCTCACTAGAGCTTCTATTATATTTTTCTCACATGACCGAACTGAACCACCTTAGGTGAGTTTCCATCATCATCTCCTAAATGTTTACTATAAGAGTCCAAAGAAAACCGAAATACTAATGGGACAATGAGAATCAACTTACCGACATAATTGAGCATAAAGTCAAAAGCTTTTTTTGTCTCTTCTTGACCCTCTATCCCCTTCTTGTCGTTAACCTTTCTAATGAAACGAATGTAACACCGCCTGTAAGCAAGGATCAGAAACAAGGTGAAAGATTAAAACAGTAACAGTGTTTACATGTACTAATAGACAGACTCTATGAAGCACAAACGCTGGAAACACGACATTGAAACTGACACGTCGACGTCAGTAATCACAAGTGCTGGTGTCGGTTTCGGAGATGACAATGGCACAGACACACCTTTTTTCATAGGTGTTGGTGCTACAAAGCTAATAAGCACGGTATTTTGTCCATTATCATAAGAAAAATATTTAACTGAAAACAAGAAACAACACGATGGCTACCACGAAAACCAAAGAAATAACAAAAGTACAATATGACATACCAGAGAGGAACTtgaagacagttcaacaaacaGCGGCTAAAAATCTGTTTGACAGCATCATCGTTATTTACAGCCATGTGTGCCTCGACATACTGTTTCCAAAACTTGGCCTAAACACAAATCAAAATAACCGTCATTAAAAACCATGTATTTCTTCAACAAACAATCAAAACACTCGACAAAAACACTTACAGCCGTTGGAAATAACTGCAGAAGTTGCTCATATATAGGTATGGCTTCCGCAATAGGCAAACCCTAAACAACAACAGAGAAAATATCAATTACAAATTGTGGAAAGTATCAATTAGCTTAAATTCCACATTGCTATATCCGCTATTCGAAAACACATAATTCAAAATCTAGTGTCGCGGAACAATAACAATTTGTTCAAATTCTGCTAAACCGCTATTTGTTACACATTACACTAAATCAAGTATCTCGATTTTTGCGGTTTGTTCAAATTCAACTATGCCACCGAATTATAGCGCCACTATAGCCACTATATGACAACACTAGTAGATAAAAATGCGATCTTTACGGTAAACAAAAGCTAAACAATAAGAAACAAAGAATtgcaaaagaaaaacaacaaAAGATTGAAACATGGGAAATGGGTAAAAACCTGAGCTTCATTTGCCAAAGTTTCAGCGGATTCAACACTGTATTTATCAGTCATTGTGGTTTTTtcctgaaaaacaaaaacaacaaaaaggTAAATTTGTTTGCGAAAATCGAAACACATCAAGTAAAAcgaagaagatgagaaatgaatACCATGTTTTGAAATTGGAATAAGTTACTTGTTGATTTGAGTTTGAATAGAAGAAGGAAATAGTGATTTCAGAAGTAACAGGAACTGAGGAAAGTGAAGAGTTTgttgatttgatttgattttggATTCAAGATTCTTAAATACTAGTTTTaaggttgttttttttttgcGGTAGTTTTAAGGTTGTTATAATCCCTAGTTTTAAGGTTTTTTATTTGATTGaagattttattttatttttacttgTTTTAAGGTTTTTTGTTTCAACAATTTACTATCATTAAATATTTGAACATATACATTaaatatttgtttgtttttttaaTCTATCCATACTTTTTTTTGCGtatttatattatttaattaatttttaattgtattttttttttgtaagaattttaaattttattttagcatcattttttacaaaaaaaaaaaattaataataataattttttctttattattatGCACATCTTTTATAAAGATGATATTTTTATCAAAAATAAGTATTTTAATAAAGCACTCATATCTTACTCTAGTTTTGTTCATCAAacatttcttttttatttttatta from Lathyrus oleraceus cultivar Zhongwan6 chromosome 1, CAAS_Psat_ZW6_1.0, whole genome shotgun sequence includes:
- the LOC127125052 gene encoding cleavage stimulation factor subunit 77, with the translated sequence MEKTTMTDKYSVESAETLANEAQGLPIAEAIPIYEQLLQLFPTAAKFWKQYVEAHMAVNNDDAVKQIFSRCLLNCLQVPLWRCYIRFIRKVNDKKGIEGQEETKKAFDFMLNYVGADISSGPVWMEYISFLKSLPIQLQSMHAQEESHRMTVIRKVYQRAIINPTHQIEQLWKDYENFENSVSRQLAKGLISEYQPKYNSARAVYRERKKYFDEIDWNMLAVPPTGSSKEEMQWMAWKKLLSFEKGNPQRIDTASSNKRVIFTYEQCLMYMYHYPDIWYDYATWHAKGGSIDAAIKVFQRSLKALPDSEMLRYAYAELEESRGAIQAAKKIHENLLGDGENATALAHIQFIRFLRRSEGVEAARKYFLDARKSPTCSYHVYVAYASVAFCLDKDPKMAHNVFEAGLKRFMHEPVYILEYADFLTRLNDDQNIRALFERALSSLPPEKSVEIWKRFVQFEQTYGDLSSMLKVEQRRKEAFGEDATTASESSLQDVVSRYSFMDLWPCSSNDLDHLSRQEWLAKNLNKKVEKSIIPNGATLTDKGSVANISNTSSKVVYPDTSKMLIYDPKQNPGTGANTNAFDEILKATPPALVAFLANLPAVDGPTPNVDIVLSICLQNDLPIGQSGKTGIPSQLPGGSAPATSELSGSSKSHPVHSGLSHKPPGRKHYGKRKEFDRQEDDDTTSVQSQPPPRDAFRIRQFQKARANSTSQTGSVSYGSALSGDLSGSTG
- the LOC127125068 gene encoding heavy metal-associated isoprenylated plant protein 45, with product MYNMLGWRPWKTRTPSTLSIVELKVHMDCQGCEERITRAISKLNGVDSLEIDMENQKVTVRGYVDKSKVLKTVRRTGRKAEYWPFPYDSEYYPYASQYLDESTFTSSYNYYRHGFNESVHGYFPDQVYSTVPDETVFLFSDDNVHAPCTIM